A genomic segment from Nodularia sphaerocarpa UHCC 0038 encodes:
- the priA gene encoding primosomal protein N' — translation MYKTGINLLNLVVAEPGETYQAENVNRWIEVLVDCPGTTGLFTYRLPTQLKIKPGDILSVPFGTQKVGAIAIRLLTELNIDLPAEKIKEVEDIVSEGFFPSTYWELLNRVAAYYYTPLIQVIRVALPPGLLGRSQRRIRLLQEAEIKRQISSDLTFLSPAAQQVLNLLQSQPAGDYSFVYLQQKVKTAYKGVRELLRFGVVESYLEPPRLNRPKLQKAVTLIGSVDGDLTTRQREILEVLRRRGGELWQSELLQICHASSSILKTMAQKGYIVIEDKEVLRTEQGLPLAPDVPKTLNPHQANALTTIQAINGFAQVLLHGITGSGKTEVYLQAIAPLINQGKSALVLVPEIGLTPQLTDRFRARFGGKVSVYHSALSEGERYDTWRQMLTGEPQIVIGTRSAIFAPLPNLGLIILDEEHDSSFKQDSPIPTYHARTVAQWRAELEKCPLILGSATPSLETWVSLTNSSISNTEDITPLTPLPYKGMGETEIHSPLLVGEGLGERSTHSYYLSLPERINSRPLPPVELVDMRLELQQGNRSIFSRPLQAALQQLQENQQQGILFIHRRGHSTFVSCRSCGYVMECPHCDVSLSYHQTEEGAPQILRCHYCNYTRSHPQHCPECGSPYLKFFGSGTQRVAQELAKQFPQLSYIRFDSDTTRNKGAHRTLLTRFANGEAHLLVGTQMITKGLDLPQVTLVGVVSADGLLHLSDYRASERAFQTLTQVAGRAGRGDDPGRVIVQTYTPEHPVIGAVQQHNFQSFSQTELEERQALNYPPYGRLILLRLSSLDPIQVQNTAQIIATALSSREGFDLLGPAPASVVRVANRYRWQIMLKFDPDALPNLPDWDSVRSLCPDSVSLTIDVDPLNIM, via the coding sequence ATGTATAAAACTGGCATAAATTTACTGAATTTGGTGGTTGCTGAACCAGGAGAAACTTACCAAGCTGAAAATGTAAATCGATGGATTGAAGTTCTGGTAGACTGTCCAGGAACTACAGGATTATTTACCTATCGATTGCCAACGCAGTTAAAAATAAAACCCGGTGATATCTTAAGTGTACCATTTGGTACTCAAAAAGTGGGAGCGATCGCCATTCGTTTATTGACAGAACTAAATATCGATCTACCAGCAGAAAAAATCAAGGAAGTAGAAGATATTGTCAGCGAAGGTTTCTTCCCCAGTACCTATTGGGAACTATTAAATCGGGTAGCTGCATATTACTATACGCCTTTAATTCAGGTGATCCGGGTGGCGTTACCGCCGGGGTTACTGGGGCGATCGCAGCGTCGTATCCGTTTGCTTCAAGAGGCAGAAATAAAAAGACAAATCTCCTCAGATTTAACTTTCCTGAGTCCCGCAGCCCAGCAAGTTTTAAACCTTTTGCAATCTCAACCAGCCGGAGACTACAGCTTTGTCTATCTGCAACAAAAAGTCAAAACAGCCTATAAAGGTGTGCGGGAATTATTGCGATTTGGTGTAGTAGAAAGTTATTTAGAACCACCGCGACTAAATCGCCCCAAGCTACAAAAAGCCGTCACCTTGATTGGTTCGGTTGATGGTGATTTAACGACTCGCCAACGAGAAATTTTGGAAGTATTGCGACGACGTGGCGGAGAATTATGGCAAAGCGAACTCTTGCAAATTTGTCATGCTAGTTCCTCTATCCTGAAGACGATGGCACAAAAAGGTTACATCGTCATCGAAGACAAAGAAGTATTGCGAACAGAACAGGGACTACCATTAGCGCCAGATGTCCCCAAAACTTTAAATCCTCACCAAGCAAATGCCTTAACAACCATACAAGCCATCAATGGATTTGCTCAAGTCTTGTTGCATGGGATTACAGGTTCAGGTAAAACAGAGGTATATTTACAGGCGATCGCCCCGCTAATCAATCAAGGAAAATCCGCCCTAGTTTTAGTTCCAGAAATTGGACTCACCCCCCAGCTAACAGACAGATTCCGCGCTCGTTTCGGCGGTAAAGTCAGCGTTTATCACAGCGCCCTTTCCGAAGGAGAACGGTATGATACTTGGCGACAAATGCTCACCGGAGAACCCCAAATTGTCATTGGGACTCGTAGCGCCATTTTCGCCCCATTACCCAATTTAGGTTTAATCATCTTAGACGAAGAACACGACAGCAGCTTTAAACAAGATTCGCCCATCCCCACCTACCACGCTCGCACCGTCGCCCAATGGCGCGCCGAATTAGAAAAATGTCCCTTAATTCTCGGTTCCGCCACCCCTTCATTAGAAACTTGGGTAAGTCTCACCAACTCCTCAATATCTAATACAGAAGACATAACCCCCCTAACCCCCCTTCCCTACAAGGGAATGGGGGAAACTGAAATTCACTCCCCTCTCCTTGTAGGAGAGGGGCTGGGGGAGAGGTCAACCCACTCCTATTACCTATCCCTCCCCGAACGCATCAACTCCCGCCCATTACCACCGGTGGAATTAGTAGATATGCGGCTGGAGTTACAGCAGGGAAATCGTTCTATATTTAGTAGACCGCTACAAGCAGCTTTACAGCAACTACAAGAGAACCAACAACAGGGAATTTTATTTATTCATCGCCGGGGACACAGTACCTTTGTCTCTTGTCGCAGTTGTGGATATGTGATGGAATGTCCCCATTGTGATGTGTCGCTATCCTATCACCAGACTGAGGAAGGAGCGCCGCAAATACTACGCTGTCATTATTGTAATTATACGCGATCGCATCCCCAGCACTGTCCCGAATGTGGTTCACCTTACCTGAAATTCTTTGGTAGCGGAACTCAGCGCGTCGCCCAAGAATTAGCAAAGCAGTTTCCGCAGTTGAGTTATATTCGTTTCGATAGCGATACCACCCGCAACAAAGGCGCACACCGTACCCTCCTGACTCGATTTGCTAACGGTGAAGCCCATTTATTAGTAGGAACGCAAATGATTACCAAAGGTTTAGATTTACCCCAGGTGACACTTGTCGGTGTTGTTTCTGCTGATGGGTTGCTGCATTTATCAGATTATCGCGCCAGTGAACGAGCTTTTCAAACCCTAACTCAAGTAGCCGGTCGGGCTGGTAGAGGCGATGATCCCGGTCGAGTAATTGTGCAGACTTACACCCCAGAACATCCGGTAATCGGGGCGGTACAACAACATAATTTTCAGTCTTTTTCCCAAACAGAATTAGAAGAACGCCAAGCGCTGAATTATCCTCCTTATGGACGGTTAATTTTATTGCGCTTGAGTAGTTTAGATCCCATTCAAGTCCAGAACACAGCGCAAATCATCGCCACAGCTTTAAGTTCTAGGGAGGGATTTGATCTTCTCGGACCAGCCCCAGCCAGTGTGGTGCGGGTAGCTAACCGTTATCGCTGGCAAATTATGCTCAAGTTTGATCCCGATGCTTTACCAAATTTACCTGATTGGGATTCAGTGCGATCGCTTTGTCCTGATTCTGTCAGTTTAACCATAGATGTAGATCCATTAAACATCATGTAA
- the kdpA gene encoding potassium-transporting ATPase subunit KdpA — protein MGQGFLQIGLTLCIVIAIVTGLGRYMARVFLGERTLLDPLMNPIERGFFLLAGVRSKDDLTGGQYIRAVLYSNFVMGVLVYCIISFQRLLPWNPNGFDAPSWDILLHTVVSFVTNTDQQHYTGETTLSYFSQVAALGFLMFTSAATGLAVGIAFIRGLTGKKLGNFYVDLTRAITRILLPISIMGAIALVFLGVPQTLDQTLVVQTLEGRTQYIARGPVASFEMIKMLGDNGGGFFGVNSAHPFENPNGGANLIEIIAMIAIPASLIYTYGIFAKNIKQATLLFWMIFVVFIILISVAVGGEQQGNPLVNSTLGIEQPNLEGKEIRLGWTQTALWAVITTATSCGAVNGMLDSLMPSGLFSTLFNLFLRIIWGGQGTGTAYLFVYLILTVFLTGLLVGRTPEFLGRKIEQREIILATVVLLIHPIVVLIPSAITLAYPFSLSGISNPGFHGISQVVYEYASAGANNGSSLQGLNNNTLWWNLSTCVSMFAGRYIPMIALLLLADGMSRKPTIPETPNTLKTDSLLFTTATAGLVLILGMLAFFPILALGPIAEGFKLANGS, from the coding sequence ATGGGACAAGGTTTTTTGCAAATCGGCTTAACGCTATGTATTGTTATAGCAATCGTTACGGGTTTGGGAAGATACATGGCGCGGGTTTTCTTGGGAGAAAGAACACTGCTTGATCCTTTAATGAACCCTATAGAGCGCGGCTTCTTCCTTTTAGCAGGTGTTCGGAGTAAAGATGATCTGACAGGTGGGCAGTATATTCGGGCAGTACTGTACAGTAACTTTGTTATGGGTGTTTTAGTATACTGCATAATATCTTTTCAGCGATTACTACCCTGGAATCCCAATGGCTTTGATGCGCCTAGCTGGGATATATTACTACACACAGTTGTTTCATTTGTCACCAATACCGACCAGCAACACTACACAGGCGAAACCACCTTAAGTTATTTTAGCCAGGTAGCAGCTTTAGGCTTTTTGATGTTCACCTCAGCAGCCACAGGTTTAGCGGTAGGAATTGCCTTTATTCGCGGCTTGACAGGCAAAAAACTGGGTAACTTTTACGTTGATCTGACTCGTGCCATTACGAGGATCTTACTACCGATCTCAATCATGGGAGCGATCGCCTTAGTTTTCTTAGGTGTACCGCAAACATTAGATCAAACCCTAGTCGTGCAAACCTTAGAAGGCAGAACCCAATATATTGCCAGAGGGCCAGTAGCCTCCTTTGAGATGATTAAAATGTTGGGTGATAACGGCGGCGGTTTTTTTGGCGTTAACTCAGCCCACCCCTTTGAAAACCCCAACGGCGGTGCTAATTTAATCGAAATCATCGCCATGATTGCCATTCCAGCATCCTTAATTTACACATACGGCATATTTGCTAAAAATATCAAACAGGCTACGCTGCTATTCTGGATGATATTTGTGGTTTTTATCATTCTCATTTCGGTAGCAGTCGGCGGAGAACAACAAGGTAATCCCCTCGTTAACAGCACATTGGGAATAGAACAGCCGAATTTAGAGGGCAAAGAAATTCGATTGGGTTGGACACAAACAGCACTCTGGGCAGTGATCACCACCGCCACCTCATGCGGTGCTGTCAACGGGATGCTTGATTCCTTGATGCCATCCGGCTTATTTTCCACCTTATTCAACTTATTCCTGCGAATAATCTGGGGAGGACAAGGAACAGGCACAGCTTATCTATTTGTTTACCTAATTCTGACTGTATTCTTGACCGGGTTACTCGTCGGACGCACCCCAGAATTTTTAGGACGCAAAATTGAACAGCGAGAAATCATCCTTGCGACAGTGGTACTGCTAATTCATCCCATTGTGGTTTTAATTCCCAGTGCCATTACATTGGCTTATCCTTTTTCCCTATCTGGCATTAGTAACCCTGGATTTCACGGCATTTCCCAAGTAGTTTATGAATATGCTTCAGCTGGTGCTAATAATGGCTCTAGTTTACAGGGATTGAACAACAACACCCTCTGGTGGAATTTAAGTACCTGTGTGAGTATGTTTGCCGGGCGCTACATTCCGATGATTGCCCTTTTGCTCTTAGCTGATGGTATGTCTCGTAAACCAACAATACCAGAAACCCCTAATACCCTGAAAACAGATTCGCTGTTATTTACCACTGCGACGGCTGGATTAGTGCTGATTTTGGGAATGTTAGCTTTCTTTCCCATCTTGGCTTTAGGTCCCATCGCCGAGGGTTTTAAACTAGCGAACGGTAGTTAG
- the kdpB gene encoding potassium-transporting ATPase subunit KdpB encodes MNVAPTSKAKSSGFGTGDRRQTLKKAKINPKRLYLRAIRDAFVKLHPRYAIKNPVMFLVWLGTLVTLVFTIAPNLVGPAQENNPQLFNGLLTGILFLTVWLANFAEALAEGGGKAQAEALRAKKSETIAKKLANDGTISEVPSMSLRENDTVYLVAGDIIPADGQVIMGVASVDESAITGETVPILKESGSDVAGSVIGSTRVISDELIVRITSDPDKGFIDQMIALLEGKERSQTPNEITLTVLLAVLSLVSLLVVITLPALAYYVESPVSVTILIALLVALIPTTIAGLLSAIGIAGMDRVAQFNIIATSGRAVEACGDVNTLILDKTGTITLGNRLAEELIPVNGHSLEEMAHIALAASIFDDTPEGKSILRLAQSLGAQFDFDPNQAVGVEFSEDTRMSGTNLSGGREARKGAVGAIREFIRLRNGEAPPELNAVYKRISQQGGTPLAVCLDAEIYGVIYLKDIIKPGIRERFGQLRRMGISTIMLTGDNQITAAVIAHAAGVNEFIAEATPEEKVSVIHREQAAGKVVAMTGDGTNDAPALAKANVGVVMNTGTQAAKEAANIIDLDSDPTKLIDIVSIGQQLRITRGVLTIFSLANHIGKYFALIPFIFTAANLQSLNIMNLSSANSAVLSTLIYNALTIPALIPLALRGVQLKYLTANQLLQRHLLIYGLGGVIAPFIAIKLIDMLIATTGWV; translated from the coding sequence ATGAACGTTGCACCTACTTCTAAAGCTAAATCATCAGGCTTTGGGACTGGCGATCGCCGCCAAACCCTCAAAAAAGCCAAGATAAATCCCAAAAGACTGTATCTCAGAGCCATCAGGGATGCTTTTGTCAAGCTTCATCCCAGGTATGCAATTAAAAATCCCGTCATGTTTTTGGTTTGGCTGGGGACACTTGTTACCCTAGTATTTACCATTGCACCCAACTTAGTCGGACCAGCCCAAGAAAATAACCCTCAACTTTTTAATGGCTTATTAACAGGAATATTATTTCTCACAGTTTGGCTGGCTAATTTTGCCGAAGCATTGGCTGAAGGAGGAGGTAAAGCCCAAGCCGAAGCCTTGCGCGCCAAAAAGTCAGAGACAATCGCCAAAAAACTGGCGAACGATGGCACAATTTCCGAAGTTCCTTCCATGTCCCTCAGAGAAAATGACACCGTTTATTTAGTTGCGGGCGATATTATTCCTGCTGATGGCCAAGTCATCATGGGTGTAGCCTCGGTAGATGAATCAGCCATTACTGGGGAAACAGTCCCAATCCTCAAAGAATCAGGCTCAGATGTTGCCGGTTCGGTCATCGGTAGTACACGAGTTATCTCTGATGAACTAATTGTTCGCATCACATCTGACCCAGATAAAGGGTTTATTGACCAGATGATTGCTTTATTAGAAGGAAAAGAACGCAGTCAAACACCGAATGAAATTACCTTGACAGTCTTACTAGCCGTTTTGAGCTTAGTCTCTCTGTTGGTCGTGATCACCTTACCCGCACTTGCTTACTATGTTGAGAGTCCAGTCAGCGTCACAATTTTGATCGCCCTGTTGGTAGCACTAATTCCCACTACCATCGCCGGATTATTAAGTGCCATTGGTATTGCTGGTATGGATCGGGTTGCCCAATTTAACATCATTGCCACCTCTGGACGAGCCGTAGAAGCCTGTGGCGATGTTAACACCCTCATTCTCGACAAAACAGGCACAATCACCCTTGGTAATCGCTTGGCAGAAGAATTGATCCCGGTGAATGGCCACTCATTAGAGGAAATGGCTCATATTGCTTTGGCGGCCAGTATATTTGATGATACACCTGAAGGAAAATCAATTCTCCGACTGGCACAAAGCTTGGGCGCACAATTTGATTTTGATCCTAACCAAGCCGTCGGGGTGGAATTTTCTGAAGACACCCGCATGAGTGGCACAAACTTGTCTGGGGGACGTGAAGCCCGTAAGGGAGCCGTAGGAGCCATTAGAGAATTTATTCGTCTCCGCAATGGAGAAGCACCCCCAGAACTGAATGCTGTTTACAAAAGGATTTCCCAACAAGGAGGTACACCCCTAGCAGTTTGTCTAGATGCGGAAATTTATGGTGTAATTTATCTCAAAGACATCATTAAACCTGGTATCCGCGAGCGTTTTGGGCAGTTACGCCGGATGGGGATCAGTACTATCATGCTCACTGGCGATAACCAGATTACCGCAGCTGTGATTGCTCACGCCGCAGGAGTGAATGAGTTTATTGCTGAAGCTACACCAGAGGAGAAAGTCAGCGTTATTCACAGAGAACAAGCAGCAGGTAAAGTCGTCGCCATGACTGGAGACGGTACTAACGATGCTCCCGCACTAGCAAAGGCAAATGTCGGTGTTGTCATGAATACAGGTACTCAAGCTGCCAAAGAAGCAGCCAACATCATAGATTTGGACTCTGATCCCACAAAGCTGATTGATATCGTCAGTATTGGTCAACAATTACGAATTACCCGTGGGGTTTTGACGATATTTTCCCTGGCTAATCATATTGGTAAATACTTTGCACTTATCCCATTCATTTTTACCGCCGCTAATCTGCAAAGTTTGAATATTATGAATTTGTCCAGTGCTAATTCTGCTGTATTATCGACACTAATTTATAATGCTTTGACTATTCCGGCTTTAATTCCCTTAGCTTTGAGAGGTGTGCAGTTAAAATACCTGACAGCTAATCAACTGTTACAACGCCATCTCTTAATTTATGGATTGGGCGGGGTAATTGCACCATTTATCGCTATTAAATTAATAGATATGCTAATTGCGACAACAGGGTGGGTATAA
- the kdpC gene encoding K(+)-transporting ATPase subunit C, giving the protein MTFIRETIKAIRMTLVLWLLTAIIYPLAILIMGQALFPFQANGSIMVNIEKEAIGSALIGQRFTTEGYFHGRPSSVRYSQGEQASPTGISGASNLAPSNPALLDRIVQQATQLQEENIQPLADLIYSSGSGLDPHISLGAARQQLSRVARARDINENEILPLINQYTDGRFLWIFGEPGVNVLRLNYALDLQDINRP; this is encoded by the coding sequence ATGACTTTTATTCGAGAAACTATCAAAGCTATTCGCATGACTCTGGTGCTTTGGTTACTAACGGCAATTATTTATCCTTTGGCAATCTTGATCATGGGTCAAGCCTTGTTTCCATTTCAAGCTAATGGCAGCATTATGGTGAATATAGAAAAAGAAGCAATTGGTTCTGCTTTAATTGGTCAGAGATTCACAACTGAGGGTTATTTTCACGGTCGTCCCAGTAGTGTGAGATATAGCCAAGGAGAACAGGCCAGTCCAACTGGCATATCTGGTGCGAGTAATCTTGCTCCTAGTAATCCAGCATTGCTAGATCGAATTGTCCAACAAGCAACTCAATTGCAAGAAGAGAATATTCAACCCCTTGCTGATTTAATTTATAGTTCTGGTTCTGGCTTAGATCCACATATTTCTTTGGGAGCAGCAAGGCAGCAGTTGAGCCGAGTTGCTCGCGCCCGTGATATTAATGAGAATGAAATCTTACCTTTAATTAATCAGTATACTGATGGAAGATTTCTGTGGATTTTTGGGGAGCCGGGAGTCAATGTGCTGCGATTGAATTATGCTCTTGACCTGCAAGATATTAACCGTCCATAA
- the moaA gene encoding GTP 3',8-cyclase MoaA: MNQVDYLRISLIDRCNFRCQYCMPEGAELDYLLKQQLLTDEELLTLIQFVFIPVGFTRFRLTGGEPLLRPRVAELVRAIASLPQTQDLSMTTNGFLLASQAQNLYDAGLRRINISLDSLDSDTFDQIIGNRGRSRWQQVWRGIQAAYSVGFNPLKLNVVVIPGVNDHEILDLAALTIDKQWHVRFIEFMPIGNGDLFGDRGWVSSEDLRQRIRQRWGLTKSQICGAGPADVFQIPGAKGTLGFISQMSECFCDRCNRMRFSADGWLRPCLLNETGQIDLKTALRAGTSTDQLQEQVRQLLAIKPEINFKGRDSGTAGLYSRTMSQIGG, encoded by the coding sequence ATGAACCAGGTAGACTATCTCCGCATTAGCCTGATTGATCGCTGTAATTTTCGTTGTCAATACTGTATGCCAGAAGGGGCAGAACTAGATTATCTCCTCAAGCAACAATTATTAACTGATGAGGAATTGCTGACGCTGATTCAATTTGTATTTATTCCTGTGGGTTTTACTCGGTTTCGGTTGACGGGTGGGGAACCGTTGCTCCGCCCCCGTGTAGCAGAGTTGGTGAGGGCGATCGCATCCTTACCCCAAACCCAAGACCTCTCCATGACTACCAACGGGTTTTTATTAGCCTCCCAAGCCCAAAACCTCTATGATGCTGGTCTCCGGCGGATAAATATTAGCCTGGATTCCCTGGACTCAGACACCTTTGATCAAATTATCGGCAATCGTGGTCGTTCTCGTTGGCAACAAGTTTGGCGAGGGATTCAAGCCGCATACAGTGTAGGATTTAACCCTTTGAAGCTGAATGTAGTGGTGATTCCTGGTGTGAATGACCATGAAATTCTCGATTTAGCTGCCTTAACCATTGACAAACAATGGCACGTCAGGTTTATTGAGTTTATGCCGATTGGTAATGGCGATTTATTTGGCGATCGCGGTTGGGTATCTTCGGAAGACTTACGCCAACGCATCCGCCAGCGCTGGGGCTTGACAAAATCCCAAATTTGTGGTGCAGGTCCTGCTGATGTATTTCAAATTCCAGGCGCGAAGGGAACCCTGGGATTTATTAGTCAGATGTCAGAATGTTTTTGCGATCGCTGTAACCGAATGCGCTTTTCTGCCGATGGTTGGCTGCGTCCCTGTTTACTCAATGAAACTGGGCAAATTGATTTAAAAACGGCGCTGCGTGCTGGAACTAGCACTGACCAACTACAAGAGCAAGTCAGACAGCTATTAGCAATCAAACCAGAAATTAACTTTAAAGGGCGCGACTCTGGTACTGCCGGTCTTTACAGCCGTACCATGTCGCAAATTGGTGGTTAG
- the rpsD gene encoding 30S ribosomal protein S4, which yields MSRYRGPRLRIVRRLGELPGLSRKTARRAYPPGQHGQNRKKRSEYAVRLEEKQKIRMNYGLTEKQLLRYVRKARRVTGSTGQVLLQMLEMRLDNTVFRLGMAPTIPAARQLVNHGHVTVNGKRVDIASYQCRPGEVVAIRDREASRKLVEANLQYPGLANLPSHLEFDKAKLTGKVNSVIEREWVALQVNELLVVEYYSRQA from the coding sequence ATGTCCCGATATAGAGGGCCACGCCTCAGAATTGTACGTCGCTTAGGCGAATTGCCAGGATTAAGTCGCAAAACTGCTAGACGAGCCTATCCACCAGGGCAACATGGTCAGAACCGCAAAAAACGTTCTGAGTATGCAGTCCGTCTCGAAGAAAAACAAAAAATTCGGATGAACTACGGTTTGACCGAAAAGCAACTGTTGCGCTATGTGCGTAAAGCTAGACGCGTCACTGGTTCTACCGGACAAGTGCTGCTACAAATGCTAGAAATGCGCTTGGATAATACCGTTTTTCGCTTGGGTATGGCTCCCACGATTCCAGCAGCTCGTCAGCTGGTAAATCACGGTCATGTCACAGTTAACGGTAAGCGAGTCGATATTGCTAGTTACCAGTGCCGTCCCGGTGAAGTAGTTGCAATCAGAGACCGCGAAGCTTCGCGGAAGTTGGTAGAAGCCAATTTGCAATATCCCGGTTTAGCCAATCTCCCCAGTCATCTGGAATTTGATAAAGCTAAGTTGACTGGTAAAGTTAACAGCGTCATTGAGCGAGAATGGGTGGCGTTACAAGTTAATGAACTGCTTGTTGTGGAATACTACTCACGTCAAGCTTAG
- a CDS encoding OB-fold nucleic acid binding domain-containing protein, whose protein sequence is MVKITARKFVGRENVYDIGVERDHNFTIKNGLIASNCFNKSHSTAYGYVTYQTAYLKANYPLEYMAALLTANSGDTDKVQKYINNCVNMGITIDPPDINRSGLDFTPAAGQILFGFTAVRNVGQNAIACILSARNESGEFQSLADFCDRVDLRAVNRRTVESLIHCGAFDKIESNRQQLINDLELVYDWAQSRDKDRASGQGNLFDLLGTNVTNNQAASNAFEAVPKAQPVQDFPPQEKLRKEKELLGFYVSDHPLKSLRQAASLLSPINLSQLKEQREDTKICAVIMLNNVKKVMTKKGEQMAILQIEDLTAQSEAVVFPKTYERISEQLIVDVRLIIWGKVDRRDDQTQLIVEDVEKVEEVKMVMVELNPQEAGDIEHLHHLKTILQEQSGDKEQARTPVIGIIQSENSRQLVRLGWQFCVQYSGRTVQALQNARFTAHTKSLIDN, encoded by the coding sequence ATGGTCAAAATCACGGCTCGTAAATTTGTAGGCAGAGAAAATGTCTATGATATTGGGGTTGAGCGTGACCATAATTTTACGATTAAAAATGGTTTGATCGCCTCCAATTGTTTCAACAAATCCCATTCAACTGCTTATGGATATGTCACTTATCAAACCGCATATTTAAAAGCTAATTATCCCTTAGAGTATATGGCGGCGCTGTTGACGGCAAACAGTGGTGATACAGATAAAGTGCAGAAATATATTAATAACTGCGTAAATATGGGTATTACTATAGATCCGCCCGATATTAATCGTTCTGGTCTAGATTTTACACCAGCCGCAGGCCAGATTTTATTTGGATTTACAGCAGTGCGGAACGTGGGACAGAATGCGATCGCCTGTATTTTGTCAGCTAGAAATGAAAGCGGCGAATTTCAATCCCTGGCTGATTTTTGCGATCGCGTCGATCTGCGTGCTGTTAACCGCCGGACTGTGGAATCCTTGATTCACTGTGGAGCCTTTGACAAAATTGAATCAAACCGTCAACAGTTAATTAATGATTTAGAACTGGTCTATGATTGGGCGCAATCCCGCGACAAAGATCGGGCTAGCGGTCAGGGAAATCTCTTTGATTTATTAGGTACTAATGTTACTAATAATCAAGCAGCGAGTAATGCTTTTGAAGCCGTTCCGAAAGCTCAACCTGTGCAGGATTTTCCCCCCCAAGAAAAGTTACGCAAGGAAAAAGAATTACTGGGCTTTTATGTGTCAGATCATCCATTAAAATCTTTAAGGCAAGCAGCATCACTGCTGAGTCCTATTAACCTTTCACAACTTAAAGAACAAAGAGAAGATACAAAAATTTGTGCTGTCATCATGCTAAATAATGTCAAAAAAGTGATGACAAAAAAAGGCGAACAAATGGCAATTTTGCAAATAGAAGATTTAACTGCACAATCAGAAGCCGTTGTTTTTCCCAAAACTTATGAACGCATTAGTGAGCAACTCATAGTTGATGTCAGGTTAATTATCTGGGGTAAAGTAGATCGACGAGATGATCAAACTCAACTGATTGTTGAAGATGTAGAAAAAGTCGAGGAAGTAAAAATGGTGATGGTTGAACTAAATCCTCAAGAAGCTGGTGACATTGAACATCTACATCATTTAAAGACAATTTTACAAGAACAGTCTGGGGATAAAGAACAGGCAAGAACGCCAGTAATTGGAATTATACAATCAGAAAATTCTCGCCAATTGGTGCGCTTGGGTTGGCAATTTTGTGTGCAATATTCTGGGAGAACAGTTCAAGCTTTGCAAAACGCCAGATTTACAGCGCATACAAAATCGCTGATTGATAATTGA